The following are from one region of the Euzebyales bacterium genome:
- a CDS encoding alpha/beta hydrolase-fold protein, translating to MADVHAPWGRDLRGALDEHQITSAALADNPLGDPATRPLWVLTPPHVAADERTPTIYVIQGFTGHLDMWRYRLALRESALERFDAALADPSHPPVRLVFVDCFTSLGGSQFVDSPAVGDYHTYLCDDVVGFVDQRYPTLASASHRGIAGKSSGGYGAMITPMLRPDLFGALATHAGDALFETCFGGDFRIVARTLRDRYDGSWDVFWDNWRSRPHGVGPEDDVIINAWTMAACWSADPDGTVNLPFDTATGRIIDDVWQRWLAWDPVRMVADRADAVRGLRAIWVDAGTRDQFWLDLGAMAFRDALADVGVQPSHFELFDATHSSIEYRYPLAIRHLAERLQP from the coding sequence ATGGCTGACGTCCATGCCCCGTGGGGGCGCGACCTGCGGGGCGCTCTCGACGAACATCAGATCACGAGCGCCGCACTCGCGGACAACCCTCTCGGCGATCCCGCCACGCGTCCGCTGTGGGTGCTCACGCCGCCGCACGTGGCCGCCGACGAGCGCACACCGACGATCTACGTCATCCAGGGGTTCACGGGCCACCTCGACATGTGGCGCTACCGCCTGGCGCTGCGCGAGAGCGCGCTCGAGCGCTTCGACGCGGCGTTGGCCGATCCCTCGCACCCGCCGGTCCGTCTGGTGTTCGTCGACTGCTTCACCTCCCTCGGCGGTAGCCAGTTCGTCGACTCACCCGCGGTCGGCGACTACCACACGTACCTCTGTGACGACGTCGTGGGGTTCGTCGACCAGCGGTACCCCACACTCGCGAGCGCGTCCCACCGCGGCATCGCGGGCAAGTCGTCGGGAGGGTACGGCGCGATGATCACGCCGATGCTGCGCCCGGACCTGTTCGGTGCGCTGGCGACCCACGCGGGCGACGCCCTGTTCGAGACCTGCTTCGGCGGCGACTTCCGCATCGTCGCGCGGACGCTGCGCGACCGCTACGACGGCTCGTGGGATGTGTTCTGGGACAACTGGCGCAGCCGCCCGCACGGCGTCGGTCCGGAGGATGACGTCATCATCAACGCCTGGACCATGGCCGCGTGCTGGTCGGCGGACCCAGACGGTACGGTCAACCTGCCGTTCGACACCGCCACCGGCAGGATCATCGACGACGTCTGGCAGCGCTGGCTCGCCTGGGACCCGGTACGGATGGTCGCCGACCGCGCTGACGCTGTGCGCGGACTGCGGGCGATCTGGGTCGACGCGGGCACACGCGACCAGTTCTGGCTGGACCTCGGGGCGATGGCGTTCCGCGACGCCCTGGCCGATGTGGGCGTCCAGCCGAGCCACTTCGAGCTGTTCGACGCCACGCACTCCAGCATCGAATACCGCTATCCGCTGGCGATCCGCCACCTGGCCGAGCGTCTGCAACCCTGA
- a CDS encoding aldo/keto reductase, whose translation MAEMSYRRLGRSGLKVSVLSFGSWVSFGDQLDVESGAACMDAAYEAGINFFDNAESYAGGRSEEIMGAIIADLGWERHAYVISSKYFWGVRDGVNSRRTLNRKYLLEAIEPSLERLGLEHLDLIYCHRPDSDTPVEETVWAMSDIISAGYAHYWGTSEWPADDIRAAYEIADRHHLHKPVMEQPQYNLFVRDKVEEEFARLYEDIGLGLTTWSPLASGLLTGKYIDGVPEGSRAALEGYDWLRERVTDPEANAKVKQLRDVADDLDCTLAQLSIAWCAANPNVSTVITGASRVEQVHENLEALDVLEQLDDDVLERIDDIMV comes from the coding sequence ATGGCCGAGATGAGCTACCGCAGGCTGGGGCGCTCCGGCCTCAAGGTCAGCGTCCTGTCGTTCGGATCATGGGTGTCGTTCGGTGACCAGCTCGACGTCGAGTCCGGCGCCGCATGCATGGATGCCGCCTATGAGGCGGGCATCAACTTCTTCGACAACGCGGAGTCGTACGCCGGCGGCCGGTCGGAGGAGATCATGGGTGCCATCATCGCCGACCTCGGTTGGGAGCGGCACGCCTATGTCATCTCCTCGAAGTACTTCTGGGGGGTGCGCGACGGCGTGAACAGCCGGAGAACCCTCAACCGCAAGTATCTGCTCGAAGCCATCGAGCCGTCACTCGAGCGCCTCGGCCTGGAGCACCTCGATCTCATCTACTGCCACCGCCCCGACTCCGACACGCCCGTCGAGGAGACGGTCTGGGCGATGAGCGACATCATCTCGGCCGGCTACGCCCACTACTGGGGCACCTCGGAGTGGCCGGCCGACGACATCCGCGCGGCCTACGAGATCGCCGACCGGCACCACCTGCACAAGCCGGTGATGGAGCAGCCGCAGTACAACCTGTTCGTCCGCGACAAGGTCGAGGAGGAGTTCGCGCGCCTGTACGAGGACATCGGCCTCGGCCTGACGACGTGGAGCCCCCTCGCGTCCGGGCTGCTGACCGGCAAGTACATCGACGGCGTGCCCGAGGGCAGCCGGGCGGCACTCGAGGGCTACGACTGGCTGCGCGAACGCGTGACCGATCCCGAGGCGAACGCGAAGGTCAAGCAGCTACGGGATGTCGCCGATGACCTCGACTGCACCCTCGCGCAGCTGTCGATCGCGTGGTGCGCGGCCAACCCGAACGTGTCCACCGTGATCACGGGCGCCAGCCGCGTCGAGCAGGTGCACGAGAACCTGGAAGCGCTCGACGTCCTCGAGCAGCTCGACGACGACGTGCTGGAGCGCATCGACGACATCATGGTCTGA